The following coding sequences are from one Capsicum annuum cultivar UCD-10X-F1 chromosome 3, UCD10Xv1.1, whole genome shotgun sequence window:
- the LOC107863212 gene encoding metal tolerance protein C4: MGVASEGMKVKEYIWRGHDPTAVVVMTEVAVFLIQRTKHALIETAIDDKELEKIVKFLKNDPVVDSVYDCKSDVIGLDFFRFKTEIGLLREQLKTMLFLLSLPLNRGMNVKP, encoded by the exons ATGGGTGTTGCTTCAGAAGGAATGAAAGTGAAAGAGTATATTTGGCGTGGTCATGATCCTACAGCTGTAGTTGTCATGACTGAG GTTGCTGTATTTTTAATTCAGAGGACCAAGCATGCTTTAATTGAAACAGCAATTGATGACAAAGAATTGGAAAAAATTGTGAAGTTCTTGAAAAATGATCCA GTTGTTGATTCTGTTTATGATTGCAAAAGTGATGTGATTGGACTTGACTTCTTTAGATTTAAGACTGAGATAG GTCTGCTGCGTGAGCAGTTAAAAACTATGTTGTTTCTGTTGAGCCTTCCCTTAAACAGAGGTATGAACGTCAAGCCTTAA